Part of the Methylovirgula sp. 4M-Z18 genome is shown below.
GGCCAAGACGCCAAAAACAAACTGAACACGGAACTGCTCACGTGGCAAGCAAAGTGGCGAAGTTATTTGCCATTCTACGGTAAGGGATTGTAATCGGACCTGACGGGTAAGCGCATGCAAGCACGACGCATTACGGCTTTCAGCAAAGCGATGCGGCGCTCCGGTTAAGTAGCGATGCCTTTAACGATTGGAGGGAACGGCTTCATTGTCATATCCTTCGGGAAATTCTTCGCGCCAGTTGATTTGAATTCATAGCATTGAACGGCGCACATGTCACGGCGCGCCGTTCCGCGCTACACGGGTTGCATCGCAGCCCGTCATCTCTTGCGTTCCTTCAGCCCGATCCAGAAGCGCAGCTTTTCCGAGCGGCGCAGCACGTCGACGGGAATTGTGCGGTTGATGCGGTCGGCATTCAAGAGCCGCACCAGTACGTCAGCGCCGGTCACCGGCACGTCGTCGAGGCTCAGGATGATGTCGCCGGTCAAAAGGCCGGCCTCGTCCGCCGGGCTGCCCCGTTCGACCGTGGTGATCGTCGCGCCGGTCTCCTGCAGGTCCTTGCGCAGCGCGATGCGGCGTGGGATGACGATATTGGCGGCGCCGATCCCGATATAGCCGCGCCGCACCCGTCCGTGCCGCACAATTTCGCCCATGACGAAATTGGCGGTGTTGGAGGCGACCGCGAAGCAAATGCCCTGCGCGCCCTGAATGATCGCGGTGTTGATGCCGATTACCTCGCCCCGCGCGGAGACGAGCGGCCCACCGGAATTGCCGGGGTTGAGCGCGGCATCGGTCTGGATCACATCGTCAATCAGGCGGCCGTTCTGCGAGCGCAGCGAGCGCCCGAGCGCCGAGACGACGCCGGTCGTCACGGTGGCGTCGAAGCCGAGCGGGTTGCCGATGGCGATGGCGATCTGGCCGCGCCGCAGCTTGTGCGAGTCGCCGAGCGCGGCATAGTCGAGAGAGGTGTTCTCGTCGATCCGCAGCAGCGCGAGATCGGTGTCCGGGTCGTCGCCGAGCACGCGGGCCGAGAGCACGCGGCCATCGAGCGTCGTGACGTCGGCCTGCCGGCCGGCTTGGATCACGTGGTTGTTGGTCAGCACAAAGCCGTCCGGCGATATGATCACGCCGGAACCGGAGCCTGCGCGCTGGCCGGTGCCGGGACGTTTGATATCAAGCCGCACGACGGCCGGGCCGACCCGGTCGACGACGCTCGTGACGGTCTGCGAATAGGCGTCGAGCAGGGCTTCGTCCGACGGGGCGGCCGGCTGCGTGGATCCTGAGGGAGAAGAAAAGTCGTCAAGTATGGGCGTGGCATCCACCCAGGCGACGTGAAAATCATCAAGCATGGAAGTTTCCTTTGTTGCCCAATGATATGGGGAGGGGCGGGGGCGGTTGCCAGGGGCGGGTTGAGACCCGTTCGGCGTGAGGCCTCGCGCGTCACCGCCACGAATCCTGGTTCTTATCTCCCCTCCGGATCGATTACCCGCACCTGATGGGGCAGGTCCGCGCTACAGGTTCACAGCACTAGGTTGACGTTGGCGGCGCCCGCGCCCGGGGGCCAAGCTCGGCACCAACAGGCCCGCCCCGCCCTGTGCCGCCAAGCCGGTCGTGAATGCTCCACAAGGCAGGACGATGGCTTTGATAATTTTAAGCGATTGGGCGCACGAGCCATGCCCGGTGCGGATAGCTGGTAGAACCAAGCCTAGAGGTGGTTGGCAGGGCGCGCAAAGGCGTGAAGACTGTCCGCGCGAGGTTTGCGCCTATAGCCAAGCGGACCAAACCGCACTAATTTCGTCTCCATCCCCTCCCAGTCAGGATATCCCCATGAAGCCCATGAAATTCGGCATCGGTCAGGCTGTCAAACGTGTCGAGGATGCGCGCTTCGTGACCGGGCAGGGGCTCTATACGGCGGACGTCGCGCCCGAGGGCGCGTTGCATGCCGTGTTTCTGCGCAGCCCGCACGCGCATGCCGCCTTCACCTTCACCGATCTCGATGGCGCCGCCGACGCGCCAGGCGTCAAATTGGTGCTGACGGCTGAGGATATTGCGCATCTGGGCGATCTGCCGTGCTTGGCACCCTTGAAGAATTCCGATGGCACGACGATGAACCTGCCGGAATATCCGCTGTTGGCGCGTGGCGTCGTGCGCCATGTCGGTGATGCGGTCGCGATGGTCGTCGCCGAAACCGAATGGCAGGCGCGCGAGGCGTTGGAAGCGATCGGGGTCGATTGGCAGCCGCTCGATGCGGTCGTTGACCTTGGCGCTGCGATCAACGGCGGCGCGGCCCACGTGTGGGCATCGAACCCCGACAATGTCGCCTATGTCAGCGAGATGGGCGACGAAGCGAAGGCCGACGCGGTTTTCGCATCCGCGGCCCATCACGTGAAACTGACCGTGGTCAATAACCGGCTCGTGTGCAACTACATGGAGCCGCGCAGCGCGATCGGCGAATATGATGTGGCGTCCTCCCGCTACGCGCTGACGTCAGGCAGCCAGGGCGTGCATTCCCTGCGTGACAATATCGCCAAGCGCGTGCTCAAGGTCGAGCCGAGCCAAGTGCGCGTCGTCACGAACGATGTCGGCGGCGGTTTCGGCACCAAGAGCTTTCTCTATCGCGAATATCCGCTGGTGCTGGAGGCAGCCAAACGCCTCGGTCAGCCGGTGAAATGGGTCGGCGACCGCTCGGAACATTTCACCAGCGACGCGCAGGGACGCGACAATCTCACCACCATCGAAATGGCGCTCGACGCGCGAGGCAAATTCCTCGCACTGCGCGTCGACATTCTCGGCGGCCTGGGTGCCTATCTGTCGCAATTCGGCCCGTATGTGCCCTGGCTTGGCTTGTCGATGGCGACGGGGCCCTATCACATTCCCGTCTTCTACGGCCGCGTGCGCGGGGTCTATACGCATACGACGCCGGTCGATGCCTATCGCGGCGCCGGCCGCCCCGAGGCAGCCTATGTGCTTGAGCGCCTCGTCGACACCTGCGCGCGCCAGACCGGCATCGCGCGCGAAGAGCTGCGTGCGCGCAATTTCGTGCAACCGCAGCAGATGCCTTACCACACCGTCACCGACCGGACCTACGATGTCGGCGAGTTCGAGGGCGCCATGCGCGCCTCGCTGGCCAAAGCCGATTACGCGGGCTTCGATGTGCGTGCGAAAGAGTCGGCGGCAAAAGGGCTTCTGCGCGGCATCGGCTTTGCGAGCTACATCGAATGCACCGCCTGGGGCTCGGGCGAGGAAGGCTCGGTGCAGCTCGAAAAGGACGGCACCTTCACCGTGCTCGTCGGCACCCAGTCGAACGGGCAGGGCCACGCGACGGCTTACGCACAAGTCGTGTCGCAATATCTCGACGTGCCGCTGACCCAGGTACGGGTCATTCAGGGCGACACCGACCGGGTCGTATCGGGCAATGGCACGGGCGGCTCGCGTTCCATTCCCGTCGGCGCGGCGATGCTCAACCGGGCGTCGGAGAAGCTGTCCGTGCAATTGAAGGAACTCGCGGCCGACAAGCTCGAAGCGGCGATAGGCGATTTGGAAATCGCGGACGGTCATATCCGAATCGCCGGCACCGATCGCGCGCTGTCCTATGCGGAAATCGCCACATTGCCAAAGGCGGAAAACAAACTGAAGGCGATCGACTCCTTCGTGCCGCCCGACGCGACCTATCCCAACGGCACCCACGTGTGCGAGGTGGAGATCGACCCGGACACTGGCGTCACGAAGGTCCTGCGCTACAGCGTCGTCGATGATTTCGGCTTCACGCTGAATCCGCTGCTGCTCGCCGGCCAGGTGCATGGCGGCATCGGCCAGGGCATCGGGCAGGCATTGCTAGAGCGCACGGTGTTCACCGAAGAGGGGCAATTGCTGACGGCGAGCTTCATGGATTATTGCGTGCCGCGCGCCGACGATATTCCCGAGTTCCATTTCGAAACCCGCAACATTCCCTCGACCACCAATCCGATGGGCCTGAAGGGCGCAGGCGAAGCCGGCTCGATCGGCTCGTGCCCGGCAGTCATGAATGCGGTCGTCGATGCGCTGCACCGCGGCTACGGCATCACCCACATCGACATGCCGGCAACGCCGGCGGCGGTGTTCGCGGCGATTAGGGTAGCATCACTTCGGACCGCGACCTAGAAGGTCGCGGTCCGAGTAGCCGCTTATCCCGCGTACATCTCCGTCGGCCGCCCTTCGCGCGCGTGCATGATATTGTCCATGAATTGCTGCGCGCTCGCGTCCCAGGAATATTTCAGGGCATGGTTGCGGGCGGCCTCGCGCGGGATGTTCAGCGCCGCGAGGCAGGCCTCGCGCAGATCCTCGCTCAGGCAGCCGGGGCCATCGTCGCCGATCACGTCAAGCGGGCCGGGCACGGGATGGGCGGCGATCGGCAGGCCGCTTGCGAGCGCCTCGAGGAGCACGATGCCGAACGTGTCGGTGCGGCTCGGGAACACCAGCGCATCAGCGCTGGCATAGATTTGTGCGAGCTCCTTGCCGGTCTTCAGCCCGAGGAAATGCGCGTCCGGATAGGCAGCCATCAGTGTTTCGCGCGCCGGCCCGTCGCCCACCACGGCTTTGCTGCCTGGCAGGTCGAGCGCCAGAAAGCTTTCGATGTTCTTCTCCACCGCGACGCGGCCGACGGTCAGGAAGATCGGCCGGGGTAGGTCGAGCACATTGGCGTAACCCGGATGAAACAGGTCGGCATCGACACCGCGCGACCAGCGCATCAGGTGCTGAAAGCCGCGCGCGCTCAAATCCTGCTCAATGCTGCTGGTGGCCACCATCGTGCCGATGCCGGAATTGTGGAAACGCCGCAGCCAGGCGTAGGACCAGTCGAGCGGCACCGGCAGACGCGCGGCGAGATATTCGGGAAACCGAGTGTGATAGCTCGTCGTGAACGGCCGGCCGGCGTCGCGGCAATAGGCGCGCGCGCCAAGGCCGAGTGGGCCTTCGGTGGCGATGTGAATATGCGCCTCCGGGTGTTCGGCAAGATGGCGGCCGATCATGGCAGGCAAGGCGATCGCGAGGCGGATATCGGGATAGGTCGGCAAGGGTATGGTGGCGAACCGGTCGGGGGTTAGAAAATCGACTCGCGCCCCTTTCGCGCGGCACTTCTCGGCGGTCGCTTCCAAAGAGCGGACCACCCCATTCACTTGCGGATGCCACGCGTCGGTGACGATGAAAATATGCATGGACTCAACTCATGATGAAACGCGATTCCTTCTCCCACATTCACACCGGGGTCGCCGGGGTGAAAATTTTTGATGCTGAATCCAGACAAACCTGGGTTCAGTCGGGGAAAAGGGAACGAAAATCACGCAGCAAATCGGTCCGGTGCTGGCACGGGCGTCGGGGTCTGGCTTTCCTGTGCCGGCGCGGCGACGGAGGTCCAGCGGATCACTTCCAGCCGACCGTCCGCGTGTTCGGCGACCACCGTGCAGCTCTCGACGAAATCGCCGGTGTTCACATAGGTGATGCCGTCGATGTCGCGGATCGTGGCATGATGGATGTGGCCGCAGATCACGCCATCCGCGCCGCGCTTCCGCGCGTCTTCGGCCAAGGCCACCTCAAAAGCCCCGATGAAATTCACCGCCTGCTTCACCTTGAGCTTCGCCCAAGCCGAGAACGACCAATAGCCGAAGCCGAGGCGACGGCGAATGCGGTTGAAAGTGGTGTTGAGCACGACGGCGGTCTCATAAGCCCAATCGCCGATATGGGCGAGCCAGCGAGCGTGCAGCACCACCACGTCGAATTCGTCGCCATGCGTGACGAGGAAGCGTTTGCCGTCGGCGGTCGTGTGCATCGCGCGGCGCATGATCTCGATGCCGCCGAAATTCAAGCCGAGGAATTGCCGGGCAAATTCGTCATGATTGCCGGGCACATAGATCATATGTGCACCTTTACGCGCCTTGCGCAGCAGTTTTTGCACCACGTCGTTGTGCGACTGCGGCCAGAACCAGCCCTTTTTCAGACGCCAGCCATCGATAATGTCGCCCACGAGAAAGATAGTGTCGGCATCATTGTGCTTGAGAAAATCCAGGAACAGATCAGCCTCACACCCTTTCGATCCCAGATGCAAATCCGAGATGAACAGCGTGCGATAGTGATTGGTCGCGTCTTTTTTCCCCATGGGAGCCGCCATTCGCTAAGGCTATAGATGCGACGGCTTAATCAGATTCTTATGGCAGAGAGATGACAATTGTGAAGGGGTAGAAATATGGCCCGAAAAATGCAAATAAGCCCTTCTCCCGCATTTAAACCGAGCTTGCCCGATTCGAACATGTTTGAGGTTGGACGCGGGCAGCAATTTTCAGTCGATTACCCACAACCCGTCACCGCCACTGCTTATTGTCGGTTCCGGCTTGGCAACCATAAGGCGGCAGGGCATCTGCGAAGGTTGCGTGCAGTTTCTCACAACCCCATATGTTGATCGGGCCGGGCATTCGGCTGTTCAACTCGATGCCGACTTCATCATACGGGCTCTCGGTGTTGGTAACGTAGCGGTACCACCGCCATCCGATCGTTGCGCTGAAGGCAATTGCGATCATTAAAATGACTCTCAGAATCTTCATGCGCCTCACCTAGTAAAGGCGTCCCCTTTAGCAGAAGCCATTTCTGTTGGCAAAACAGGCGCATAATGTGAGAGGTTGCGAAAAAGGTGAAGTCATAACCCAAATTGGGGCAATACGTTTCAAAGGCCAATTTTGTGCCTCTTAAATATACAAACCGGGTATGACCGATCTGTGATTGGGAGAAGCGTATATCGCTTGTATCTAAGTGCTCAAACTCCGCATCGGGCGATAAAACCGATCGCATTGGCAATCTGTTCGTCACTCCAGCCGATCTGCTCGTAAGCGCCGCGCCAATAGAGCAGGGCCGTGCCGGTTTCGCGCACGCGCGCAGCCTTCACGCGACCGATGACGATTGCATGCGAATGGCGCTCGATCAGATCGTCCACTTCGCAGTCGAGCGCGGCGAGCGCGTCGCCGAGCAATTCGACGCCGGTTTTTAATCGGTACCAGCGCGCGTCGGCGTAGCGCTCCGCACCTTTCTCGCCGTTGCGTCCGGCGAAGCGGTCGGCGACGCGCTGCTGCTGGGCATTGAGAATGTTCACGCCAAACCGCCGCTCTTCGGCAAGCGTCGCATAGGCCGACGCATTGCGGTTGACGCTGACGATCACGCTCGGCGGGTCGGCGGAAAAGGCCGACAGGGAGGTGGCGGTCAAGCCGTTACGCATTGCGCCGCTGCCGACTGTGATCACGCTGACCGCACCGACCAATTGCCGCATCGCCTTGCGGAATTCGTCCGCATGCAAAACGTGATCGGCGCTCTTGTGGGTGGGATAGGCATGGACGGTCATGTGGGCGCTCCAGGGCTTAGATTGAATATTCCGGTCTGCGCACGTGTTCCTTAACGAGGCGGCGCAAGATTCGCTCTTCCAGAACCGCAAGATCGACATTGCCGCGACGGCGTGGGCGCTGCAGCGTTACGGCGAGGTCGAGTGCGATCTTGCCGGCTTCGATCAGGATGATGCGGTCCGCGAGATTCAGCGCTTCGCTCACGTCATGGGTGACGAGCACCGCAGTGAAACGCTGCTGCAGCCAAAGGTCTTCGAGCAAACGCTGCATCTCGATGCGGGTGAGCGCATCGAGCGCGCCGAAGGGCTCGTCGAAGGCGAGCAGGCGGGGCCGGCTGACGAGCGCACGCGCAAATGCGACGCGCTGCTTCTGGCCGCCCGACAGCACCGCGGGCCAATCGGCGGCGCGGTCGGCCAAGCCGACCGCCTGCAACGCCTGCAGGGCGCGCTCGCGCGTCAGCGCTTTGTTCGGGCTGTCGCTGCGTCCCACTTCGACATTGCCGAGCACGCTCGCCCAGGGCAGGAGGCGGGGCTCTTGAAACATCATGCGCGTTTCGTCCCGCGCCTCACGTGCGCCGCCATAATGGATATGCCCCCCGGACGGTGCTTCGAGACCTGCGAGCAGGCGTAGCAGCGTGCTCTTGCCGCAGCCGCTCTGGCCGATGACGGCGACGAATTGTCCGGCCGGAATATGCAGATCGAGGTTCTGCAGCACGGGTTTATCGGCAAAGCTCTTGCCGAGTTTGCGCAAGGTCAGCTCGAGGCCGGCGTTGGGCCGCTCCCGAAACTGCGCCTCGAAATTGACGATGGCGCGGGCGGCAATGTCGCTCATCGGCGGCCTCCTGTCTGAAAGGCCGGATGCCATTTGAGGAAGACATGTTCCAGACCGCGGGCGGTGGAATCGGCGAGCTTACCGAGCAGCGCATAGATGACGATCGTGAGCACCACGACATCGACCTGCATGAACTCGCGCCCCTGGTTGGCGAGATAACCGAGGCCCGATTGCGCGGCGATCGTTTCGGCGACAATGAGGGTCAACCACATGATGCCGAGCGCATAGCGCAGGCCCACGAGAATGGAGGGCAGGGCGCCGGGCAGAAGAATGCGCGTGAACAGCAGGCGGCCGTTCATGCCGTAGCTCTTGCCCATTTCTATGAGGTGCGGATCGACATTGCGAATGCCGTGCAGGGTGTTGATGTAGATCGGGAAGAACACGCCGAGCGAAACGAGAAAGAGCTTCGCTGTCTCGTCGATACCGAACCAAAGAATGACGAGTGGGATCAGCGCGAGATGCGGGATGTTGCGCACCATCTGCAGGGTGGAGTCGGTGAGTTGTTCCGAGAGTCTTGATAGGCCATTGGCCAGGCCGAGCAGAAAGCCGATGGAACCGCCGACGAGCAAACCGGCAAAGGCGCGCAAGGCACTGATGGCGAGATGATGCGGCAGCTCGCCGGAGACGGTCAGCCGCCAGGCCGCCGCGAGCACGTTCGCCGGCGAGGACAGAATATCGGGCGACAGCAGACCAAGGCTGGTTGCCGCCTGCCACACGATGATAAGACCAACCGGAATGACAAGCCGCAGCCAGGCCGCGCGATGATCCCTTCTCCCCGTGGAACGGGGAGAAGGTGTCCCGAAGGGACGGATGAGGGGCGGCAGCAATCTAGCGAAATAAGCTTTGAAGCTCAGGGACAAAGATGAATCGCGCGTGCGCCCCTCATCCGTCGCGCTGCGCACGCCACCTTTTCCCCATTTATGGGAAGAAGGCAGAGCGCGGCTCGTTTCCGCAATAACTTTCGCCATCGCATCTCACTCCGCAGCCACATGCAGCGGCCGCGCGGGCCGGTCGACGCCGAATTCGCCGGCTTGCGTGCGATGGGCGGTGGCCGCATGTGCAGTGTCGATCCCGAGTGCGGGGAACAGCAATTCTGCCACTTTGTAAGCCTCTTCGAGATGCGGATAGCCAGAGGCGATGATCGTCTCGATGCCAAGCGCTTGATATTCGCGCAAACGCGTTGCCACGGTCTGTGGATCGCCGACCAGCGCCGTGCCGGCGCCGCCGCGCACAAGGCCGACTCCGGCCCAAAGATTGGGCGCGATCACGAGCTTATCCCGTTGACCGCCGCCGTGCAGCGTGGCCATGCGCTTCTGGCCGATGGAATCGGATTCGTTCGCGAATTTGCTTTGCGCTGCGGCGATCGCTTCATCGGATATGTTACCGATAAGGTGCTCCGCCGCAGCCCAAGCCTCGGCTTCCGTCTCGCGCACGATGAGATGGATGCGCAGGCCGAAGCGGACGGAACGGCCACGTTTTTTTGCGCGTTGGCGCACGGCCTCTAGCTTTTCTGCAACCTGGTCGAGCGGTTCGCCCCAGGTGAGATAGGTGTCGACATGTTCGGCCGCGACATCGAGCGCGGGCTCGGACGAGCCGCCGAACCAGATCGGCGGCGGCGATTGGACGGGCGGAAAGTCGAGCACCGCATCCCGCACTTTGAGATGACGTCCTTCGAACGATACTTTCTCGCCGCTCAACAGCTTGCGGTAGATGGTGAGAAATTCCGACGTATGGGCATAGCGCTCATCATGCCCGAGGAAGACGCCGTCGCCGGCAAGTTCGCTTGCATTGCCGCCCGTGACGATGTTGACGAGGAACCTTCCGCGGCTCAAGCGGTCGATGGCCGCCGATTGCCGCGCGGCGAACGTGGGCGAGGCAACGCCTGGCCGCAGGGCGACGAGAAAGCGCAAGCGTTCCGTATGCGCCGCAAGCGCCGAAGCGGTGATGAACGGATCGTCACAGCCCTTGCCGGTCGGAATCAGCACGCCGTCGAAGCCAAGCCGGTCGACCGCTTGCGCGATTTCCTTCAAGTAGCGGAAATCGGCCGGGCGATGGCCTTTATCGGTGCCGAGATACGATCCGTCCCCGCTGACGGGGATGAACCAGAAGAGGCTGAGCGGATGGGCGATCTTGGTCATGTGGTCCTCGCAAAGTGGGTTAAGTCGAGATTGCGTTCGGTGCTTGAGAAGGTCGCTTTGTCATTCCGGCTTTGGTATGGATCGCGGCAAACGTTCCACGGTGCGCGCCACTCCATGTCTCGTTTCGGCGACGATGCGTGGTTAAGCTCCTGGCTTCCACGTCCAGATGATGTCGCGCACGTTGATGGGGCTTGGAATGAGGTTCAGTTTCGCGAACCTGTCGGCGACAGCTTGCTGCTGTGTCGCAACGGTTTCGGTGATTGGGCTGAAGGCGAACTCGGAGCGCTGCACCGTGGTTATCTGTGCAGCAAGATCGACGCCTGTCGCCTCCGCGAAGAGTTTTGCCGTTTCGTCCCGGTGATCGACGATCCATGACGAGGCTTTCGCAAGCTCCTCGTTCACACCTGCGACGATGTCGGGATTCTTTTGCGTGAAATCGCGATTGGCGAGGAAGAAGCTGTTTTGAACGAGTGCGCTTTTGGGCACCGGCAGCGCCCGGATCGGGCGGGCTTTTTCCGCGATAGCATAATAGGGGTCCCAGATTGCCCAAGCATCGATGGCGCCGCGCGCAAAAGCCGCCGCCGCATCGGCCGGCGCGAGATAGACGGGCGTGATCTCGGAATAGGAAATATTGGCGCTCTCCAGCGCCGAGAGCACGAGATTATGGGCGCTCGAGGCCTTGGCGAAGCCGACTTTCTTGCCCTTCAGATCGGCGAGGGTCTGAATGGCGGAATCGCGCGGCACGAGGATCGCCTGGCCGGAGCCGCCGCTCGGCAGAACCGCCACATAGAGCAGATTGGCGCGCGCCGCTTGCGCGAAAATCGGCGGCGCATCGCCGGTCGCGCCGTAGTCGATGCCGCCGGCGTTCAGGGCCTCGAGCAGCGGCGGTCCGTAGGAAAACTCGACCCATTTGACCGAAATGCCGCGCGAGGCGAAGTGCTTGTCCAAAAGGCCCTGCTGTTTGGCGACAAGCAGCACGCCACTCTTCTGGTAGCCGATACGCAGTTCGGTCGGGCCGGCAGCCCGGGCGAGGAGCGGGTGGCCGAGGGCGGACACGCCCGCCCCAAGCGTGAATTTGAGCCATGTGCGACGGTTCACCGGGGCGCTCCTTTGTTTGTAGGAAATCGATTTAGTATATAGATTTTATAGAAATATAATTTGCTGTCAACCGCGGTCGCGGAACAATCTTATCGGGACGCTATCTCGGGAAGGTTGGCTGCATCGGCAGGGAAAGCCGCATCGCGAGCTTCTAGCTCGCAAGGGCCGGCACTGCCGCTCGCAAGCTACAAGCTCGCAGCTCCAATACGCTTGGCAGCATTGCGAGGCTGCGCCAACGCAATGCTGCCGGGAGTTCTTATCTCATCGCGGGACTCGCAAAACGGCACGCCGATTTTACAGGTCACGCGTAGCTCTTAGTGGCCTCTAGCCGTTATGCCCGGATATCGAAGCGGTCGAGATCCATCACCTTGGTCCAGGCTGCCACGAAGTCCTTCACGAACTTCTCCGCGGCGTCGACGCTGGCGTAGACTTCCGCGAGGGCGCGCAACTCGGAGTGCGAGCCAAAAATCAAGTCGACGCGGGTGGCGGTCCACTTGACCTCGTTCGTGTTCCGATCGCGCCCTTCATACGCGCCCGCAGCATTCGCGGCCGGCTGCCATTCCGTGCCCATGTCGAGCAGGTTGACGAAGAAGTCGTTGCTCAGCGTCCCTGGCTTGTCGGTGAAGACACCGTGCTTGGAGTCGCCGACATTGGCGCCAAGCACGCGCAGGCCGCCGACGAGCGCGGTCATTTGCGGTGCCGTCAGCGTCAGCAATTGTGCCTTGTCCACCAAGTGTTCCTCCGGCGTCCCGCGCGGCGTGCCGCGAACGTAGTTGCGGAAGCCGTCGGCGACGGGTTCAAGCGGCGCGAAGGAATGGGCGTCGGTCTGCTCCTGCGAAGCATCCGTGCGCCCAGGCGTGAACGGGACGCTGACATCATGACCGGCGGCCTTCGCGGCTTTCTCGACGGCGGCGGAGCCGGCAAGAACGATCAGATCGGCGAGCGAGACTTGCTTGCCGCCGGACTGCGCTGCATTGAAGTCCTTTTGGATCGCTTCGAGGCTTTGCAGCACTTTCGCGAGCTGCGCCGGCCGATTGACCTCCCAATCCTTCTGCGGTGTGAGGCGAATGCGCGCGCCGTTCGCGCCGCCGCGTTTGTCGGACCCGCGGAACGTCGAGGCGGAGGCCCAGGCGGTCGAAACCAATTCGGCAACGGAGAGGCCCGAGTTCAAGATCTTCGCCTTCAGCGCCGCAATATCCTGCGCCTCGATCAGCGGATGCGTCGCGGCGGGAACCGGGTCTTGCCAGATCAGCTCTTCCTTCGGCACGAGCGGGCCGAGGTAGCGCACGAGCGGACCCATGTCGCGGTGGGTCAGCTTGAACCATGCTCGGGCGAAAGCATCCGCGAACGCCTCTGGATTCTCGTAGAAGCGCCGCGAAATCGGTCCGTAAATCGGGTCGAACCGCAGCGAGAGGTCGGTGGTCAGCATGGACGGCGGATGGCGCCTCGACGCGTCATGCGCGTCCGGGATCATGCCGGCGCCGGCGCCATTCTTCGGCGTCCACTGATGCGCGCCG
Proteins encoded:
- a CDS encoding S1C family serine protease codes for the protein MLDDFHVAWVDATPILDDFSSPSGSTQPAAPSDEALLDAYSQTVTSVVDRVGPAVVRLDIKRPGTGQRAGSGSGVIISPDGFVLTNNHVIQAGRQADVTTLDGRVLSARVLGDDPDTDLALLRIDENTSLDYAALGDSHKLRRGQIAIAIGNPLGFDATVTTGVVSALGRSLRSQNGRLIDDVIQTDAALNPGNSGGPLVSARGEVIGINTAIIQGAQGICFAVASNTANFVMGEIVRHGRVRRGYIGIGAANIVIPRRIALRKDLQETGATITTVERGSPADEAGLLTGDIILSLDDVPVTGADVLVRLLNADRINRTIPVDVLRRSEKLRFWIGLKERKR
- a CDS encoding xanthine dehydrogenase family protein molybdopterin-binding subunit; this translates as MKPMKFGIGQAVKRVEDARFVTGQGLYTADVAPEGALHAVFLRSPHAHAAFTFTDLDGAADAPGVKLVLTAEDIAHLGDLPCLAPLKNSDGTTMNLPEYPLLARGVVRHVGDAVAMVVAETEWQAREALEAIGVDWQPLDAVVDLGAAINGGAAHVWASNPDNVAYVSEMGDEAKADAVFASAAHHVKLTVVNNRLVCNYMEPRSAIGEYDVASSRYALTSGSQGVHSLRDNIAKRVLKVEPSQVRVVTNDVGGGFGTKSFLYREYPLVLEAAKRLGQPVKWVGDRSEHFTSDAQGRDNLTTIEMALDARGKFLALRVDILGGLGAYLSQFGPYVPWLGLSMATGPYHIPVFYGRVRGVYTHTTPVDAYRGAGRPEAAYVLERLVDTCARQTGIAREELRARNFVQPQQMPYHTVTDRTYDVGEFEGAMRASLAKADYAGFDVRAKESAAKGLLRGIGFASYIECTAWGSGEEGSVQLEKDGTFTVLVGTQSNGQGHATAYAQVVSQYLDVPLTQVRVIQGDTDRVVSGNGTGGSRSIPVGAAMLNRASEKLSVQLKELAADKLEAAIGDLEIADGHIRIAGTDRALSYAEIATLPKAENKLKAIDSFVPPDATYPNGTHVCEVEIDPDTGVTKVLRYSVVDDFGFTLNPLLLAGQVHGGIGQGIGQALLERTVFTEEGQLLTASFMDYCVPRADDIPEFHFETRNIPSTTNPMGLKGAGEAGSIGSCPAVMNAVVDALHRGYGITHIDMPATPAAVFAAIRVASLRTAT
- a CDS encoding glycosyltransferase family 4 protein, which codes for MHIFIVTDAWHPQVNGVVRSLEATAEKCRAKGARVDFLTPDRFATIPLPTYPDIRLAIALPAMIGRHLAEHPEAHIHIATEGPLGLGARAYCRDAGRPFTTSYHTRFPEYLAARLPVPLDWSYAWLRRFHNSGIGTMVATSSIEQDLSARGFQHLMRWSRGVDADLFHPGYANVLDLPRPIFLTVGRVAVEKNIESFLALDLPGSKAVVGDGPARETLMAAYPDAHFLGLKTGKELAQIYASADALVFPSRTDTFGIVLLEALASGLPIAAHPVPGPLDVIGDDGPGCLSEDLREACLAALNIPREAARNHALKYSWDASAQQFMDNIMHAREGRPTEMYAG
- a CDS encoding UDP-2,3-diacylglucosamine diphosphatase; amino-acid sequence: MGKKDATNHYRTLFISDLHLGSKGCEADLFLDFLKHNDADTIFLVGDIIDGWRLKKGWFWPQSHNDVVQKLLRKARKGAHMIYVPGNHDEFARQFLGLNFGGIEIMRRAMHTTADGKRFLVTHGDEFDVVVLHARWLAHIGDWAYETAVVLNTTFNRIRRRLGFGYWSFSAWAKLKVKQAVNFIGAFEVALAEDARKRGADGVICGHIHHATIRDIDGITYVNTGDFVESCTVVAEHADGRLEVIRWTSVAAPAQESQTPTPVPAPDRFAA
- a CDS encoding flavin reductase family protein translates to MTVHAYPTHKSADHVLHADEFRKAMRQLVGAVSVITVGSGAMRNGLTATSLSAFSADPPSVIVSVNRNASAYATLAEERRFGVNILNAQQQRVADRFAGRNGEKGAERYADARWYRLKTGVELLGDALAALDCEVDDLIERHSHAIVIGRVKAARVRETGTALLYWRGAYEQIGWSDEQIANAIGFIARCGV
- a CDS encoding ATP-binding cassette domain-containing protein; its protein translation is MSDIAARAIVNFEAQFRERPNAGLELTLRKLGKSFADKPVLQNLDLHIPAGQFVAVIGQSGCGKSTLLRLLAGLEAPSGGHIHYGGAREARDETRMMFQEPRLLPWASVLGNVEVGRSDSPNKALTRERALQALQAVGLADRAADWPAVLSGGQKQRVAFARALVSRPRLLAFDEPFGALDALTRIEMQRLLEDLWLQQRFTAVLVTHDVSEALNLADRIILIEAGKIALDLAVTLQRPRRRGNVDLAVLEERILRRLVKEHVRRPEYSI
- the ssuC gene encoding aliphatic sulfonate ABC transporter permease SsuC, which codes for MAKVIAETSRALPSSHKWGKGGVRSATDEGRTRDSSLSLSFKAYFARLLPPLIRPFGTPSPRSTGRRDHRAAWLRLVIPVGLIIVWQAATSLGLLSPDILSSPANVLAAAWRLTVSGELPHHLAISALRAFAGLLVGGSIGFLLGLANGLSRLSEQLTDSTLQMVRNIPHLALIPLVILWFGIDETAKLFLVSLGVFFPIYINTLHGIRNVDPHLIEMGKSYGMNGRLLFTRILLPGALPSILVGLRYALGIMWLTLIVAETIAAQSGLGYLANQGREFMQVDVVVLTIVIYALLGKLADSTARGLEHVFLKWHPAFQTGGRR